The following nucleotide sequence is from Natronobeatus ordinarius.
CGGGAGGCCTGCAGGCGGGGTCGGTGGCTCGTAGGACATCGGCAGTTTCCTCGTGTTAACCAACATGAACCAGCGATCCATAGCTTTGTTGGTTAAGACCCTCTTGATTGATCTCTTCCGTATTTTGTAACACTACTCGAAACTTCCTTATATACAAGTTTCGTACTATGTTACACCGTGCTTCGGCGAATCGAACTTGAGGTCCTCGCCACCGTCGAACGGGGCGACACGATCTCTGACCTCGCGACGAAACTCGACCACAGCGAGAGTTATCTCTCCCGTGCCGTTGCGGACCTCAGGGAGAAGGGGCTGGTGTACACGGAACGCGACGGGCGTCGAAAGCGGGTTGTTCCCTCTGACAGCCGAGCCGTCGAAGTCTACCAGGATCTCGTCCGCCAGCACTCCCACATTGATTTCCCCGAGCTGTTGACCGGTAAGTCCCTCGAGGTGCTGAACTATCTCGATCAGCCGCGAACCGTCGCCGAAATTGCCGACCTGAGCGACAACTACCGCAATACGATCAATCGAATTCTCAAGCGGTTCCGCGATCGTGGCCTCGTCGGCACGGACGACGGCCGCTACGATTTCAACGCCGACTTCGATCGACTCAACGAGTTCGCACGCGAACTGGTTCACCACCTCCATCGACAACGCCTCGAAGCGGTCGCGCCAAATGGGACGATTCTCTGGGAGGACCACGAAGAATTTCTCGCTCAGACTGAGACGGAGATCGACGTTGAGAACTTCCACGAAACTGGGCTCGCCGTGTTCGCGGCCTTCGATCTCCTGTTCCTACTGACTCGCCACCGCTACTACCTTTACTCTGAGGATATGGAGGACCTTTCGCCGGCGGAGCTCTGCTGTCACACTTTGCTGATCGATAATGGCGCTCGCCACCGGTCGTACTGTCTTCTCCTGCTCAGCCGCATCGACGTCGACGAGCAAACGCTGCGGGACCGAGCGGCGAAGCACGGACTTGAAGACGAAATCGAGGACCTGTTCCAGTATCTCAAGACCCACGGTGATGTCGACGATGATCGCTTCCTCGAGTGGGACGAGTTCCAGAAGCTCGCGGCTGAGTACGAAATCGACCAGTGATCGAGTACTGATAACGAGCCGATTTCGAGGAGTTACGCGTCGTCCG
It contains:
- a CDS encoding MarR family transcriptional regulator is translated as MLRRIELEVLATVERGDTISDLATKLDHSESYLSRAVADLREKGLVYTERDGRRKRVVPSDSRAVEVYQDLVRQHSHIDFPELLTGKSLEVLNYLDQPRTVAEIADLSDNYRNTINRILKRFRDRGLVGTDDGRYDFNADFDRLNEFARELVHHLHRQRLEAVAPNGTILWEDHEEFLAQTETEIDVENFHETGLAVFAAFDLLFLLTRHRYYLYSEDMEDLSPAELCCHTLLIDNGARHRSYCLLLLSRIDVDEQTLRDRAAKHGLEDEIEDLFQYLKTHGDVDDDRFLEWDEFQKLAAEYEIDQ